The following are from one region of the Coffea eugenioides isolate CCC68of chromosome 2, Ceug_1.0, whole genome shotgun sequence genome:
- the LOC113759599 gene encoding serine carboxypeptidase-like 40, translating into MVAKDLPLLLWLAGGPGCSSLGIGAMQELGPFRVGSDGKTLYKNQYAWNHVANVLFLESPAGVGFSYSNTTSDFMKVGDRKTAADNYIFILNWLERFPEYKNRDFYIAGESYAGHYVPQLAHNIVYHNKKANRTIINLKGILVGNALINDETDTLGLIDYFASHALISSESSRKLHNCNFSSNAETSDECNDIVKKLKNIAGDINIYSIYYPLCLDGNLTSIPKRFSIMEFDPCTVYYVYSYLNLPEVQEAIHANVTKLYYDWQPCSEVLKHWEDSPSTVLPFIQELMENGVRVWIFSGDVDGRMPVTSTQYSIEVMNVTTLNPWHAWYRDGEVGGYVQEYKDNLTFVTVRDAGHEVPSYKPDRALSLVSHFIAGTPLPKQ; encoded by the exons ATGGTGGCTAAGGATTTGCCCCTTCTCCTTTGGCTTGCAGGAG GTCCTGGTTGTTCTTCACTTGGCATTGGAGCAATGCAAGAACTTGGACCATTCAGGGTTGGGAGCGATGGCAAAACACTGTACAAGAATCAATATGCCTGGAATCATG TTGCGAATGTTCTGTTCCTGGAATCTCCAGCAGGGGTTGGATTTTCATACTCCAACACAACGTCAGATTTTATGAAGGTTGGGGATAGAAAAACTGCTGCGGACAATTACATTTTCATATTAAATTGGCTTGAGAGGTTTCCCGAGTACAAAAATAGAGATTTTTACATTGCTGGAGAGAGCTATGCTGGTCATTATGTACCTCAGTTAGCACATAATATTGTTTACCACAACAAGAAGGCCAACAGGACAATCATTAACCTGAAAGGAATTCTG GTTGGAAATGCACTCATCAACGACGAGACAGATACTTTAGGCCTGATTGATTACTTTGCAAGCCACGCTTTGATTTCCTCTGAATCTTCAAGAAAACTACACAATTGTAATTTCTCATCGAATGCCGAGACATCTGACGAGTGCAATGATATCGTAAAAAAGCTTAAAAATATTGCAGGAGATATTAATATCTACAGTATCTATTATCCTCTGTGCTTGGATGGCAACTTGACCAGCATCCCTAAGAGGTTTTCG ATAATGGAGTTCGATCCATGCACTGTGTATTATGTTTATTCGTACTTGAACCTTCCTGAAGTTCAAGAAGCAATCCATGCTAATGTCACCAAATTATATTATGATTGGCAACCATGCAG TGAAGTTCTTAAACACTGGGAAGATAGTCCATCTACGGTTCTTCCATTCATTCAAGAGTTGATGGAGAATGGAGTTCGTGTGTGGATATTTAG TGGTGATGTCGATGGAAGGATGCCAGTTACCAGTACACAATATTCCATAGAGGTGATGAATGTTACAACTTTAAATCCCTGGCACGCTTGGTATCGAGATGGGGAG GTTGGTGGATATGTTCAAGAGTATAAAGATAATTTGACTTTTGTAACAGTTAGAGATGCTGGTCATGAAGTGCCAAGTTACAAACCTGATCGAGCACTGTCACTTGTTTCACACTTTATTGCTGGGACTCCTCTCCCTAAACAATAA